CCGACGGTCAAGGACAAGTCGGCGCGCGTCATCGACCTTGTCAGCCCGCAGGGCAAGGGGCAGCGCGCGCTGATCGTCGCGCCGCCGCGCACCGGCAAGACGGTGCTCTTGCAGAATATCGCCAAGGCGATCACCGACAACCACCCGGAAGTTTACCTCATCGTCCTCCTCGTCGACGAACGGCCCGAGGAAGTCACCGATATGCAGCGCAGCGTGAAGGGCGAGGTCGTTTCCTCCACCTTCGACGAACCCGCGACGCGCCACGTCCAGGTCGCCGAAATGGTGATCGAAAAGGCCAAGCGTCTCGTCGAGCACAAGAAGGATGTCGTCATCCTGCTCGATTCGATCACGCGCCTCGGTCGTGCCTACAACACCGTCGTCCCTTCGTCGGGCAAGGTGCTGACCGGCGGCGTCGACGCCAATGCGCTGCAGCGGCCGAAGCGTTTCTTCGGCGCCGCGCGCAACATCGAAGAGGGCGGTTCGCTGTCGATCATCGCCACGGCGCTGATCGATACCGGCAGCCGCATGGACGAGGTCATCTTCGAAGAGTTCAAGGGCACGGGTAACAGCGAAATCGTGCTCGACCGCAAGGTTGCCGACAAGCGCATCTTCCCGGCGCTCGACGTCGGCAAGTCGGGCACGCGCAAGGAAGAATTGCTCGTTGAAAAGGACAAGCTCTCGAAAATGTGGGTGCTGCGCCGCATCCTCATGCAGATGGGCACCGTCGACGCAATGGAGTTCCTGCTCGACAAGATCAAGGATTCGAAGACAAACGAGGATTTCTTCGATTCGATGAACCAATAGGCAC
This DNA window, taken from Sphingopyxis alaskensis RB2256, encodes the following:
- the rho gene encoding transcription termination factor Rho; this translates as MHLKELKTKSPAQLVEMAEELGVEGASTMRKQDLMFSILKELAEEGEEIIGSGTIEVLPDSFGFLRSSEANYLAGPDDIYVSPNQVRKYGLRTGDTVEGEIRAPRDGERYFALTKLISVNFDDPDVVRHRVNFDNLTPLYPNQKLSLDTVDPTVKDKSARVIDLVSPQGKGQRALIVAPPRTGKTVLLQNIAKAITDNHPEVYLIVLLVDERPEEVTDMQRSVKGEVVSSTFDEPATRHVQVAEMVIEKAKRLVEHKKDVVILLDSITRLGRAYNTVVPSSGKVLTGGVDANALQRPKRFFGAARNIEEGGSLSIIATALIDTGSRMDEVIFEEFKGTGNSEIVLDRKVADKRIFPALDVGKSGTRKEELLVEKDKLSKMWVLRRILMQMGTVDAMEFLLDKIKDSKTNEDFFDSMNQ